ATGTTGCTTTGTTAGATCTTACTGAAATATAATCAAGTTGGATAGTTTCCCTAGCAGACTAGTAAACGTTTTAGATGGATTTGCTGGTGCAAGAAGCATGCTCGACTTGACACCACGACTTCGAAAATGGCTGTCACGATTGGGAAAACTAGTATTCCTCAGCGATAAGATGCTGCCAGTTTCATGGCCCCGGACAGACCCATCAACCCTGTTTGGCTCTTTCAGCGTACTGCAAGTTGAACCAAGTGGTTCCTAAGCAATAACACCTACTCCTAGAATATATATTCCCATGGAAGACTAAGATTGTCCAAAGTTCTAATCGTAACCTCGAACGTCTGAAACAGCAATAAGACGCACGGCGTGCAAGACCATGGGGACTCTCTCTCATTGACGTGTGGGCCTTGTCACagtggggcccacatgtcagtgggACGAGTCCCTCTACAGTtaccttgatttttttttcttggctaATGTGCTCATTGTTTTTCTTAGTTGAAGGTTGCCAAATTTTAACAGAAAGCATAGACGAAGTTTTGAGTTGACAATTAAATTGCACAAAGGTCAGCAGGAAGAAGGACCAACCCCCTTTGACTACTCAATTTGCCGCATTACTCCTGTACCCCTTCATCAAAAATTAATTTGGGCCTGTTGCTTTGTTCAACCATTTTCATTTGAAATCAGGTTGGATACTTCCCCTAATAGCCTAACCTTTATAGATGGATTTGTTGTCAACAAACATGGCTCGAATGATGCTGCACTGCCGCATGACTCCAGATAATGAGTCATAATGTAAAGTGGACGCCCGATGGTACTCAGTGAAAGATAGCCTACAAGCTACAGCTTATTGGCTCAGTCAAGGAGAATATGGAACATAAATGCATGATCTTCATAGAGCTACTGCAACAAGAAAAACAAGTCCAAGGCTAACTTCATGTTTTATGTCTGTGTGTGGCACATGGGTCATCTTCATAGAGCCCCCATGTTTTATGAACCTCCAAGATTTGAAATCTTCTATGATTTTACACGAGCTCAGATAGAAATAGGCTGCACCACACATGCCCCTATTAACATGGGCTTCTTCAACTTTGCACTAGAAACATCAGTATCACAGCCAGTTTTGACTATTACATTAGCGTACCTACTGACCCAAGGAAATGGTAACATTAGGAATTGCATAAGGTCATTTAATGCATTTTAGCACTATGATCCATAATAATACCAAATCGCAGGCCAACATCACTCATCAAACTATACTAAGAGGAAATTAGTGAGTTCTCCGGTTAAACTGCATTGCAAACTGATCAGCAGCCACCATTGCTTGTGAAGCTGAAGCAAGAGAACCATCATACCTATACATTAAGATACCAGTGTGAATTACATAGTTTTTTTTGGCAGAACGCTGATTAATATCAAATATATGTTAGACAATATGTCAGCCGGTTTCAACGAATCAAAAGTTGGAAAGAAGGTACATACATACAGATTAATAAGTAAGCTCCAATCTGCATAACTATAACTCCTTCGCCTCCTGACTTTGTGCTGTTAACGCAACGGGCGCAATACCAGTTATCATGGATTGAGGTGACCAAATCTACAAAACATAACTATCAATCACAAATTACTGGCCACAACGAAGACATTATAAGTTTAAAAAGTTCACTAAAAGCAGCGAAAATTCGCCGTGTGGATACTCACATTGGTTTGGCCTAATAGAGAAGAATTCAGTCTGCAGATTACCCCTCTTAACAAAGTCAAGGAATGGTTGCATATCAATAGCTGTAAGTTGTGTTCCCTCTTGCTCTGCTCTGCACAGAGAAAAAAAGAGTGCCTGAAGTTTTCAGCAACAACATCAACTTATCTCTCATGGGTCATAACAAAAAGGATATTTCCTTTCAGCAAGGACATGGCATAGAGGTATCCTTCAAATATCTGATTCATTCGTTGCAAAACTCAACGTCCAACAAAAATATGCCTTCAGTTACAGGGGATTTTATCCAAATTCTATGTCAAATCTTCCATGTGAAGATATGTCCATTACGTATCTACAACCATAAAAATGTGCAATTGCTAGCGATAACTAACTATTTCTTATCCCCCATAACTTCTCCTAGTGAGATTTAAAAAGCATTCAGTTCAACCTAGTGATACCTAACTATCCAAGAACTGAAATACACATCCCAATCCACTAATTTAACCACCAGTATCATAGATTATACATGTCCAACAAATCCTTACTGGAAACAACATACTGACAGAGGTAAAAATGACGACAGTAAGGTATTGGACTGGACCATTGGTAGGTATACCACGAAAACTGTAAAGTAAAAATAACCTGGGGAATGGTAAAGGACTCACATGACCGGAAGGAGCCTAGACGGCCCGGACGGGTCATAGTTGAGCAGCAGCGCGGCCTGGACCTGCTTCCCTGCGAGAGCACGGCGGTCGGTTACAAATCAAATCGGGCGATACAGGGAGCTTGAAGAAGCGCAAAGCGGAGAGGCACGAGGGAAGACCGGAGGGGCCGACGTGCTTCGTGGCCCACTTCTCCCACGCCCGGCGCGCCGACAACCAGTCCGCCGCCATTGGGGGCCGGTGCCGCCTGCCGCTGCGGGGTGGAGGCAGCGGAGGCAGCGTCGGCGAGGGAGTGTCCGTCCGAGCGGTAGGTATTGTTTGGACTTGGGGCGTGCAGACCTGGCCAAAATGGGCTGCACGGCATGGCCCACTTAGGCACGATAGCCCGAtagtgccgtgccgtgccggcccgCGCGAGGCACGATCCTCTCAGTGGGCCGAAAGAGCACATTAAGCCTGCGAGGAAGTGAGAACGGATGTTTTGCTGTCGATAGAAATAGAATGAACATGTAGTAGATAGAGAAAAGTAAAAATCACATAACAGAAAGAATTTTCAAATCTAATTAAGATGTCAAAtaagaaaaaggaatgaaaaaggCTACGTAATAGCATGTGTACTcttgattttatttttcacaAAAAGATATGGGGAATATATTGGTTCGGATTTGGAAGCTATCACAAAAGGAGGCGGAGAGAACGATATTCGGATTGCTTGTCAAGCTGTTGAAGTGGTGGCAATGGAAGTTTACACAAAAGAATGGCTGGTGATTTTATTTTAGATTGTGTGATagatacttcctccatcccaaattactatttgttttagtttttctagatacataatttttgttatgtatctagacataatatatatccagAATGTGTTAAATGCTCGCCACGGGAGTGAGATGCACCAGGAAATCCAGCTGCGACATGAATAGGTGACTACTGACTAGGTATGGATGGCAAGCTGAGGTGAAGAGGAACGACATGCATTGTAGCTTTCTCACCGAAACAGAGCAGGTCATTGTAGCCATTCAATTTCAGAACGGTGGATTGTCCCTCTGATTCTCTAGCAACCATATGATCTCTTGCTTCGAATATATCATCAGGCTGTttgttccttttgtttccaTCATGGCTTAAGACCCTTTTATGTTTTTGCTCCTTGGAAACATCCATTTCAGTAGTTGACGCATCAAAATAAGAGGTAACATAAGATGCGCCGTAACATGCTGATATGACATGTGTTGGACGGTTAAATGTCGCCGCGAGGGCTTGGGTACACAATTATCGACAGATCCTTATCGTATAGGATGAATTTTACAAAGCCATGTGCACTGAACTTTGCCATACAATATCTCCGACGCCCCTGATGCCTATTCTGATGTCATCAGAGACTCCAATAATCTAACGCCAACTAATTCGCCTTCACACTTACTTATAGGTCATC
This sequence is a window from Setaria italica strain Yugu1 chromosome III, Setaria_italica_v2.0, whole genome shotgun sequence. Protein-coding genes within it:
- the LOC101766050 gene encoding uncharacterized protein LOC101766050 isoform X2, producing MAADWLSARRAWEKWATKHVGPSGKQVQAALLLNYDPSGPSRLLPVIAEQEGTQLTAIDMQPFLDFVKRGNLQTEFFSIRPNQYLVTSIHDNWYCARCVNSTKSGGEGVIVMQIGAYLLICMYDGSLASASQAMVAADQFAMQFNRRTH
- the LOC101766050 gene encoding uncharacterized protein LOC101766050 isoform X1, whose translation is MAADWLSARRAWEKWATKHVGPSGKQVQAALLLNYDPSGPSRLLPVIAEQEGTQLTAIDMQPFLDFVKRGNLQTEFFSIRPNQYLVTSIHDNWYCARCVNSTKSGGEGVIVMQIGAYLLICMMVLLLQLHKQWWLLISLQCSLTGELTNFLLV